The following is a genomic window from Defluviimonas aquaemixtae.
AGGGGTCCGCTCTTTAGTTGAAGCTGTAGACCAGCGACACGTTGAGCGTGTTATCGGTGCTCTTCAGGCCCGGCAGCGGATCGGTGTCGTATTCGGTCCGGTA
Proteins encoded in this region:
- a CDS encoding DUF481 domain-containing protein codes for the protein YRTEYDTDPLPGLKSTDNTLNVSLVYSFN